From Methanothrix sp., the proteins below share one genomic window:
- a CDS encoding ferritin, which produces MIDGRLLDALNRQVNWELYSSYFYLSMSGYFESTGLKGFASWMRAQAQEELFHAMKFYDYIISRGGRVKLMRIEEPPGEWESPLNVFEDVHVHEQKVTGLIHALLDLAIEVKDYPTQSMLQWFVNEQVEEEANAEEIVQKLRLIQGERGVGLLYMLDKELGQRVFTPPAEKE; this is translated from the coding sequence ATGATCGACGGGAGATTGCTCGATGCGCTTAACAGGCAGGTCAACTGGGAGCTGTACTCATCGTACTTCTACCTCTCGATGTCGGGCTACTTCGAGTCAACAGGGCTGAAGGGGTTTGCGAGCTGGATGAGAGCACAGGCCCAGGAGGAGCTCTTCCATGCGATGAAGTTCTACGACTACATAATCAGCAGGGGCGGCAGGGTTAAGCTGATGAGGATAGAGGAGCCGCCAGGCGAATGGGAGTCGCCGCTGAATGTCTTTGAGGATGTACATGTGCATGAGCAGAAGGTCACAGGTCTCATCCACGCGCTCCTGGACCTCGCGATCGAGGTGAAGGATTATCCGACACAGAGCATGCTCCAGTGGTTCGTGAACGAGCAGGTGGAGGAGGAGGCAAACGCGGAGGAGATCGTTCAGAAGCTGAGGCTCATCCAGGGCGAGAGGGGGGTGGGGCTGCTTTACATGCTCGATAAGGAGCTGGGACAGAGGGTCTTCACACCACCTGCAGAGAAGGAGTGA
- a CDS encoding rubredoxin gives MDRYKCTICGYIYDPEKGDPENGVEPGTPFERLPDDWVCPECGATKDAFERV, from the coding sequence TTGGACAGATACAAATGCACAATCTGCGGGTACATCTACGATCCGGAGAAGGGTGATCCGGAAAACGGTGTGGAGCCTGGAACGCCTTTTGAGAGGCTGCCTGACGACTGGGTCTGCCCGGAGTGCGGTGCTACAAAGGATGCATTTGAGAGGGTGTGA